The window TTGGGTTCAGTCTTGCTCGCACCAAACAATGCATGAACCAAGTTCTTAGTGCGGATCGGTTCATAGCGCATTCTGGCAGCCAGCGCTTGAGTTATATAACTTCTTTGAGAACCTATGTCAATCAACAACCTGGTGGTGACAGGATTTTCTCCTTTCAAACGAACCCTCAATGTCTGCATCAATACTGGCGCACTCTGGATACTAGCATAGTTGTGCTCTACATCGTTTTCTTCCTTAGCTGCCTTACTAGTTTCAGTAGACGTTGAATTCAGGTTACCAGGAACTGGGCACATCACAGTAACATGAGGTTCAGCACAAACTAAGCAACACAGCTTTTTCTTACAGGGCCGTTTCCCGTGGAATTTTTTCAGATACTTAAAACAGCGGCTTTCAGCTCTGAGGAGCTTAATTTTATCCTTTTTGCTCTTGTCCCTCGCCTCTGAACACAATTGGGTATTGTGAGAATTCTTGCAAAAAATGCAACTGACATCTTCAGTGCCTTCAGTGGACTCAATACCTACTAGGTCAGCAGCTGTGGTGTACTTTCCAGTCGAGGACTTGACATTCCCAGCACTGCTCTTTGGTGCAGCGCCCTTTTCCTTAGGGACAGAAAACGTGCTCCTAGCTAGCAGAAAACGCTCCTCGCTTTCAACCTCTCTCTTCAGAAATTCTCACTTGACTTGACCATTTGATCTGCAGCCTCAAAGAGGGATCCATCAGGGCCGCACGACTTACTTACACTCCCATTCCCGTAAAATTGACTCAGGAAGTACGGATTTAACTAACGGCGCGAGCATGCACGCGTATTTTTCTGATGTAACTCTCAAACTTTCCAAGGCCATTAGCTGGGTTTCTAACTTGTCATAAAGCTGTGCGAGAGTCAAATAAACTTTGCCCGATGCCTGTACCAAGACCAATGAGAGTAGCTCCCTAATATACAACTCAATCAGCAATTCGTTACGGCCAAAACGATTTTTCAGTTGGCCAAAAGCCTTCGGATAATTGGCCGCCGATCCAGGATAGCTACTCAACAGTTCCTTTGCCTGGGTACCATCCTTGGCAATATACCCAAAAACTGATCCATGTTTTAGGCGTGATGTCGAATTTTGGGAGATCCAACTTAGGTAATTTGAGGGTGAGGTGATCACCAGGAGCGGCAGCAGAAACTTCTGTGGGACACGCTGTGCTGGCCTTGACTTTTTCCAGTAACTCACTCTTTCTAGCACTCAAAGTTAGCCAGGTGTCTGTACTGTACTGTACTTCTCCAGAATTTCAAACTCCTTACctaaatcttcttctttgacCTGATCCAATGACTCGAACATAATTTACTCTTTTACTTTATCATCGAGAAGAAAAAGTCTATCAGCCTTGTCGGTAAGCTTAATGAAAGCAACAGTTACCTCCTCGACGGTTGCCTCAGGTTTTCCAAAGGTTTCTTTACAACCATTCACGGCAATCGTGAAAAATCTTTTAAGTTGCGTTCGTTCCGCGCACAGACGTTCCATAGTTCCAAACTGCTGCAACAAAATGACGTCGACGATCTGCCTTCCCCACCAGGGATGTCAGATGTTTgggaaattattataaataaaattttgacaagaCACTTCGAGGCTACTTCGACGCGATTAAAGCGACAACAACAACATGAACACAAACATCATGGAAAACGACATGAACAAAAATCACTTACTTCAATATACCGATTACAACCATGATAGACACTAATTCCACAACAAATGTAAAAAgcctatttttcttaaaataatatttatgctTAGATGATGCAGTGCttccaatttacaaaaaatgtttctgtttatcacttatattgaaatgaatacCAATTCCATTCAATTTGTTTCTATTATTGTAAGCTTACTTAGTTTATATTcgttatttattcatttaatatggGTTTCTCCCCAGATGCTTGCTAGTAccttccttttttaaaattattttctcataaaaacttaaacttaaaaacatacacttttttattttcatgttatatcttgagtttatcaaataatttagtttgatgatttaaaaacaataatttttttgtcagtttAGGCAAACCCTTCAAGTTAATTATCAGATTATGAGACTGCACGTCTAAGACAAAATGATGAACCATATATATCTTATCTTAAACTGACGAGATCCGGTGTTGAGTAAATTCAATCACTTTCTATTAAAATTagcaagaatatttagaaattaatgtatttacaaatgttaattttaagagtgcataatgaaaaaaataataataaaaaaagcaacTAACAACATGCGgtgtttaatataaaatcacCAGAAAAAGGTATGCATTTTGTTGCAGAAAGTCCATTAGTCTAATAAATCACTTTTTTAAGGAAGTGAACTGTAAAAACCTTGTGACCTAGCTACTACCAGGACCTTCAACCAAACCACTACCAGGACCTTCAACTGAGTCACTACTAGGATCTTCAACTGAGTCACTACTAGGACCTTCAACCAAACTACTGCCAGGGTCTTCAAAACGAGATCATGAAATGATTTAAATTAAACTTGATGCTTCACTCCTGAGTCCATCATCTGCATTTCAAGATGTCGAGAATTACTTTTTGAGGCAACAGGTGGTTGATTAATGATGatcacaaatttcaattatctttCAACTATGTGCAGCCCTCACAAACTTGCAATATCCCCCAATTAAAGAAGTTGAGGAGTATTGGTAGGATTTATACTGTAGGTTATGCCGTTTAATGTGAACTGAATTGATTAACCGAACGGAGTTGAGCCAAAGTTTGACATATtataattttgagtttcaaatattttttattgtagcaaTATATTTccttattcgattttttttgtaaaaaaattagaaattcttatttaaaaaatggatatttagattttacttaatttataaaTGACTTGATgtaatacaattattgttaaaagtaataatattgtttttctaatttaataaaagcCTGTAAATCCAACCacaatttttataaagtaaacaaatacaatttgtttcaaaaatcttTATTGACAAAATGGCATTGTACATTTatattagaaaacataattttctgaTATCCTcagcaaacaaaaatttgtatagaGTGGCTTTGCAGtctaaaataaatagtaaagaTTTTTCCAACTGTATACTCTATCTCCTAACACTGTAGAATAACCTAAAATCACATTGAAAAacatgtcaaaaatttttattcaattgtcTAACAACTTTGGTAAGTATTGTTCTGTATAGAAATTTTCCAAGAGTGAAATGTTTCCTTTCCTTGAATCGTCAAACTCTACAATTAATTGTCACAACTGTTTCCTTCAAGGTATAAGTACATaagtaacattttttcttttttaaaatatgtaaagcTCCTTTAATTTGGTGATAATAATTGTGACTTGTATTTAAGATCAAGTTACCCTCATCGtcataaaaaactatatatttatttaaattcctcaatttttcGGACAACTTATCATTTCTGAAAGAAGATGGGCATTTCACTTCTACTTCATCAATTATTCCATCAGGGCTAGCACCAAGAAGTCCTGAATTTGTAAGCTATACTCCAGTTGGCCgaacatttaaattataaaactgcTTCAAATGATCTAGAGCATCTTTTTCATGAGTTCTACATCCACTGGATTGCTTTGATACCATCCAAATTGTATTCacctgaaaaaataatgaattgaaaataaaaaatgtatgtcaaattaaactaaagtaaagaaattctatataaaataccatttttgaaAAGACTTCGTTTTACAAAATCAATCTTAGAGGCTCAATAAGGAAATCATTGATAACATCTATAACTAAactatgtaataaatttatgatttattactCACCTAAGAGTATGTTGAACAAACTCACTGGGAATCTGTTTCTCCTGCATGCTGCAATAATAGCACCAAAGTTGCTAGCAGttaatctaaattttcttgCAAGTACCATTTTTCATTTGACACCTGGCCAGTAGGGGTgatagatatttattttattagctGATCTGCAACAgcacatttttctttgaacacAGTCAGTTTATCTGTGGCTTCCAAAAAGTCCTTGgaagaaattatttcttcaattaccGGAAGTTCATTTTCCAGCAAATTTATTGATTCCTCGTTCAATAGCCAGGTAAAACCAACAGTATTTCAAGAGGTATATAGGGCTTTGGTGGGTAAAGCTCTTCTGCAGATTTCACTGGCCCAACATTCGGTTTAGGGAGTGCCTTCGATGCATACGCTTTATCTGTTACAGACACATTGTATGCTCAAAAAGTGCCAACGCCGCAATGTGATGGCATTTTATACCATTGGGACAAGTGCAGGTGGCTTCTTTAATGTCACCATTCTTTTCCAAcactacaataaaattataaccgGATTAATTCCATGTAACATTAATAAAGGCATATATACCTACCTTTAAATACCTTGTAGCTTTTGTCTTTCGTTCTAGCAAATACTTACAAAAGCCATTATTTTCTAAACAACAAAAGGATCGCaaatcaaacaaacaaaatgtacatcaaaaataatatagacATAACCTCAACAAGTTTTAAAGCAAAATTAATATGTTATGTTAAATTAACTCACCTGgggaaaaaataatgaaaacctCTTAAATAGTACGTTCcttcaacaatatattcaacTGAAAAGTCTTATTTTATCACATTAACCACGAAAACACTGAATGCAAAATTGTTTGTGGGCATTTACCTGTTATTTTATTACTGTTGTAACAATCACTAACAATCACAATTTCTTATAATGAAGTTAATATACATTTAATTTCGGGTAAAGTGCAGTATCATCATCACTGTTACCCCCCAGGACGCGCAATAATGTGGTATAGCCGTTGgctattaattaataattaccaTAAAATTCAAACGTTTGAAGAATCAAATTGAATGTGTAGAAAAATCtcacttcataattttcaaactaataatttaaGGTAGGTGACCCAAATAAGGCCtaccttatttttttattatataactagcggatttataataataatgcaaTGGTAATTTGaaatacttatatttatttattaaactttgtaataaagaaaacaaaattgctttaaaaacaaaaatcacacTTCTGTGaacacaaattattaaaatgtcaCTTTGGCCTTATTGGAACCCTGTGTCTTAATAAAGCCTTAATAAAAACAAGTAAACAATAAACtttgaaatgaatataaaacgTTGTTAATACTTATATTAAATCTAATGAGATCAGATTTAAAGAGTCtcttttatttatcttttatttaaacaatctcccgaacagtaaaatattttatcatcgGGTGTGAGTCCAACACATAACTCATGATACCAAACCGCACAAGTAAGACATTGTCGCATATCATTAACTCGATCTTTTTTACAAGCTGGACAGTACCAAGAATCGTGTTTATTATCATGACGTTTTGGTTTAGATTCCGTAAGCATATCTTATACCAAAGAAGCAGTCTTTACTGACGTTCGCTTTCGCGTTGCAGCAACTGCAGGTTGTGCAGATGCGCAACCAGTAACAGAGGTTGATTTTGGTGTCTTTGTATTAATCTGAATCATGGACGAAGTACCAGGAACATCTTCTACTCTTGACGGTGGTACAGAAATCTGTGATGTGGAATTCATAGCACTGTCACCTAACAAATCTTTTGTTACATCTTAAGCCCTGTAATTCAGAGACTTCTTGCGTGGAGTAGTTACTACAGCTTTAAACTTAGgagttgataaaaatttatgaatctcACACGTGGTTGATTGGCTGTCTATCTTCAGTGGAGTTCCAGCATACGGATTGTCTTTTGAGAGCAAGGACAG of the Diorhabda carinulata isolate Delta chromosome 7, icDioCari1.1, whole genome shotgun sequence genome contains:
- the LOC130896575 gene encoding uncharacterized protein LOC130896575, which gives rise to MERLCAERTQLKRFFTIAVNGCKETFGKPEATVEEDGTQAKELLSSYPGSAANYPKAFGQLKNRFGRNELLIELYIRELLSLVLVQASGKVYLTLAQLYDKLETQLMALESLRVTSEKYACMLAPLVKSVLPESILREWESRSTFSVPKEKGAAPKSSAGNVKSSTGKYTTAADLVGIESTEGTEDVSCIFCKNSHNTQLCSEARDKSKKDKIKLLRAESRCFKYLKKFHGKRPCKKKLCCLVCAEPHVTVMCPVPGNLNSTSTETSKAAKEENDVEHNYASIQSAPVLMQTLRVRLKGENPVTTRLLIDIGSQRSYITQALAARMRYEPIRTKNLVHALFGASKTEPKTHQCYKFLTRNRFVTPFPPFLREKQIELTDDRQGPIDIIVGADVAGKLLTGTREELSCGLVAIETSLGWTIMGRVKDAETSCMVNISLHCAQEFDPSDMWRLYVLGTPFIEQSQATFRKRDWPCRVPFLVRFFHGPVLDQERGVFVFNRVKDIRFLTDPDTWKHVPGAINPADLPSPRGCFPEELLDSKWWEGPRWLYGPCSEWPNCDVPPDENEVQMERRKTPVGQGIGSRVSIAPGESGKGRSCVRNQWHGFCWSTLSKKKWIKAEVEPESDSGGSATGDSPVDSQVKVVASPPQIQEAQPINSEDPPMKVHHVETRCGRR